In Streptomyces sp. NBC_00683, the DNA window CGCGGAGGAGATCCGGCGCGTCTGGTGGCGGGTACCGGGCGTGGAGAAGCCCCGCAAGCCCGGTGAGCTGGACTTCGCCGGTGCCCGGTGGGTGGCGGCCTCCGAGGCGAACTGGCGGCGGGCCGACCGCCCCGACGACTACGGCGTGGACCGGGTGATCATCCATGTCACCCAGGGCAGCTTCGCCAGCGCGGTCAAGGTCTTCCAGGATCCGGCGCACCGTGCCGCGACGCACTACATCGTCGGCCAGGACGGCCGTGTGACGCAGATGATCCGCGAGCTGGACGTGGCGTACCACGCAGGAAACCGCTCGTTCAACGAACGCAGTGTCGGCATCGAGCACGAGGGCTTCGTCGACCGCCCGAAGGACTTCACGGCCCGGATGTACGAGTCCTCGGCGCGGCTGACGGCAGCGATATGCGCGCGGTACGGGATACCCGTGGACCGCGAGCACATCATCGGGCACGTCGAGGTGCCGGGCACGGACCACACGGATCCAGGACCGCACTGGGACTGGGACCGCTACATGAAGCTGGTCCGGGCCGCTTCCAGGGCAGCCAAGGCCGCGGAGGCGACGAAGGCTAGCTGAGCCCTGCCGTACGGGCCCGTTCGACCGCGGGGCCGATCGCCCGCGCGACGTCCTCGACGTCCTGCTTGGCGGAGGTGTGGCCGAGCGAGAAGCGCAGGGTGCCGCGGGCCAGGTCCGGGTCGGTGCCCGTGGCCAGCAGCACATGACTCGGCTGGGCGATGCCCGCCGTGCACGCGGAGCCGGTGGAGCACTCGATGCCCTGGGCGTCGAGCAGCAGCAGGAGGGAGTCGCCCTCGCAGCCGGGGAAGGTGAAGTGGGCGTTGGCGGGCAGCCGGCCGCCGGGGGCCGGGTCACCGCCGAGGACCGCATCGGGGACGGCCTGCAGGACCGCCGCGGTCAGGTCGTCGCGGAGCGCACCGATCTCGCGGGCGAAGTCCTCACGCCCGTCGGCGGCGAGCCGTCCGGCGACCGCGAAGGCGGCGACGGCGGGCACATCGAGTGTGCCGGAGCGCACATGGCGCTCCTGTCCGCCGCCGTGCAGCACGGGGACGGGGGTGTGGTCACGGCCCAGGAGCAGCGCTCCGACACCGAAGGGGCCACCGATCTTGTGTGCGCTGACGGTCATCGCGGCCAGCCCCGACCGGGCGAAGTCGACCTCGAGCTGCCCGAAGGCCTGTACCGCGTCGGAGTGCATGGGCACATCGAACTCGCGCGCGACATCGGCCAGTTCGCGAATCGGCATGACGGTGCCGATCTCGTTGTTGGCCCACATGACGGTGATCAGCGCGACATCGTCGGGGTTGCGGAGGATCGCCTCGCGCAGGGCCTCGGGGTGCACACGTCCGTACCGGTCGACGGGCAGGTAGTCGACGGTGGCGCCCTCGTGCTCGGCGAGCCAGTCGACGGCGTCGATCACGGCGTGGTGTTCCACGGGGCTGGCGAGGACCCTGGTGCGGCGGGGGTCCGCATCGCGCCGGGACCAGTAGAGGCCCTTCACGGCGAGATTGTCGGCCTCGGTCCCGCCCGAGGTGAAGACCACCTCGCTGGGGCGCGCGCCGAGGGCGTCCGCGAGCGTCTCTCTGGACTCCTCGACGGTGCGGCGGGCCCGGCGCCCGGCGGCGTGCAGGGAGGACGCGTTGCCGGTGACGGCGAGGTGCGCGGTCATCGCCGCGATCGCCTCCGGGAGCATCGGAGTGGTCGCTGCGTGGTCGAGGTAGGCCATGGTGGACACGATTCTACGAGTCCGCGGCGGGGCTCATGCCGGGCGCATGGGGTCAGGGCTCCCGAGGGG includes these proteins:
- a CDS encoding N-acetylmuramoyl-L-alanine amidase; its protein translation is MGTRGRAGGSGSGSRGISRRSLLIGGAATAVGTAALAAEEIRRVWWRVPGVEKPRKPGELDFAGARWVAASEANWRRADRPDDYGVDRVIIHVTQGSFASAVKVFQDPAHRAATHYIVGQDGRVTQMIRELDVAYHAGNRSFNERSVGIEHEGFVDRPKDFTARMYESSARLTAAICARYGIPVDREHIIGHVEVPGTDHTDPGPHWDWDRYMKLVRAASRAAKAAEATKAS
- a CDS encoding cysteine desulfurase family protein yields the protein MAYLDHAATTPMLPEAIAAMTAHLAVTGNASSLHAAGRRARRTVEESRETLADALGARPSEVVFTSGGTEADNLAVKGLYWSRRDADPRRTRVLASPVEHHAVIDAVDWLAEHEGATVDYLPVDRYGRVHPEALREAILRNPDDVALITVMWANNEIGTVMPIRELADVAREFDVPMHSDAVQAFGQLEVDFARSGLAAMTVSAHKIGGPFGVGALLLGRDHTPVPVLHGGGQERHVRSGTLDVPAVAAFAVAGRLAADGREDFAREIGALRDDLTAAVLQAVPDAVLGGDPAPGGRLPANAHFTFPGCEGDSLLLLLDAQGIECSTGSACTAGIAQPSHVLLATGTDPDLARGTLRFSLGHTSAKQDVEDVARAIGPAVERARTAGLS